The following proteins are encoded in a genomic region of Triticum dicoccoides isolate Atlit2015 ecotype Zavitan chromosome 1B, WEW_v2.0, whole genome shotgun sequence:
- the LOC119314847 gene encoding glycosyltransferase-like At2g41451, producing MPAPAQAPSVAGGAGGAAWRHLLLLLTALPLALALLAFALQWRGGGVDDAGSRWPARLAVPAPSRLQALHSSAASCVEVLAASAGPAFPYLRGWSFHFDAPDTHHPKVCVQTSTSAGLDQILPWLYYHKVVGVAHFLLFVEGKAAKPSVAGVLESIPGVKVVYRTKELEEQQARSRIWDETWLSGFFYKPCNYELFVKQSLNMEMAIVMARESGMDWIMHLDTDELLYPGGASEYSIRRLLADVPEDVDMVIFPNYESSVERDDIKDPFSEVSMFKKNYDHLPKDTYFGMYKEATRGNPNYFITYGNGKSAARIQDHLRPNGAHRWHNYAKSPNEIKLEEAAVLHYTYTKFSDLTSRRDRCGCKPTKEDVKRCFMLDFDRAAFIIASTASEEDMLRWYNERVVWNDKQLNLKLLRKGVLTRIYAPMAIVQGLRESGVFTSVIAAAVDNGKVQLKESVDRNRTGSDDPEDGPRTFVAANARKILSVVEPAPAHRDRDSGASAVPPLSPPGLDDARGEVLAR from the exons ATGCCGGCGCCGGCGCAGGCTCCGTCCGTcgccggcggcgccggcggcgcggcgtggcgccacctgctcctcctcctcaccgcccTCCCGCTCGCGCTCGCCCTCCTCGCGTTCGCGCTccagtggcgcggcggcggcgtggacgacgccggctcccgctGGCCGGCTCGCCTGGCCGTGCCGGCGCCGTCGAGGCTGCAGGCCCTCCACTCCTCCGCCGCGTCCTGCGTGGAGGTCCTCGCCGCCTCCGCCGGCCCCGCCTTCCCCTACCTCCGCGGCTGGTCCTTCCACTTCGACGCGCCGGACACCCACCACCCCAAG GTGTGCGTGCAGACGAGCACCTCCGCCGGCCTGGACCAGATCCTGCCGTGGCTCTACTACCACAAGGTCGTCGGCGTCGCGCACTTTCTGCTCTTCGTCGAGGGCAAGGCCGCCAAGCCCAGCGTCGCCGGCGTCCTCGAGTCCATCCCC GGGGTGAAGGTGGTGTACAGGACCAAGGAGCTTGAGGAGCAGCAGGCCCGGAG CCGCATCTGGGACGAAACCTGGCTATCAGGATTCTTCTACAAACCCTGCAACTACGAACTGTTTGTGAAGCAATCGCTCAACATGGAGATGGCCATTGTGATGGCCCGG GAATCTGGCATGGACTGGATAATGCATCTAGACACCGATGAGTTGCTATATCCCGGTGGAGCTTCCGAGTATTCCATCAGACGCCTGTTAGCCGACGTCCCCGAGGATGTTGACATGGTTATCTTCCCTAACTAT GAAAGCAGCGTCGAGCGTGACGATATAAAAGATCCATTCAGCGAG GTGTCTATGTTCAAGAAGAATTATGATCATCTCCCCAAAGATACTTACTTTGGCATGTATAAGGAAGCAACAAGGGGCAACCCTAACTATTTCATTACTTATGGGAATGGAAAATCTGCTGCACGAATTCAAGATCATCTCCGTCCAAATGGTGCGCACAGATGGCATAACTACGCAAAGAGCCCAAA TGAGATCAAGCTGGAAGAGGCTGCAGTTCTGCactatacatacaccaaattttcggACTTAACATCCAGACGTGATCGCTGTGGATGCAAACCTACGAAAGAAGATGTTAAAAGATGTTTCATGTTGGATTTTGACAGAGCA GCTTTTATAATTGCGTCAACTGCTAGTGAAGAGGATATGCTTCGCTG GTACAATGAACGCGTCGTGTGGAACGATAAGCAGCTCAATCTGAAGCTTCTGCGAAAAGGAGTATTGACTCGCATCTATGCCCCAATG GCGATCGTGCAAGGCCTGCGGGAGTCTGGCGTCTTCACCTCCGTCATCGCAGCAGCGGTGGACAACGGCAAAGTTCAACTGAAAGAAAGCGTTGACAGAAACAGGACCGGTTCTGACGACCCTGAAGATGGACCTAGGACATTCGTGGCAGCTAACGCTCGGAAGATCTTGAGCGTCGTCGAGCCTGCCCCTGCCCACAGGGACAGGGATAGTGGCGCATCCGCTGTCCCCCCTTTGTCGCCCCCGGGTTTGGATGACGCGCGAGGGGAGGTGCTGGCTAGGTGA